The following proteins are co-located in the Sulfurovum sp. TSL6 genome:
- the rpiB gene encoding ribose 5-phosphate isomerase B, which translates to MKKFYIATDHAGYALKAYVKDYVKSLGHEIVDLGPDSADRVDYPDFAKKCADAVLADKGSFGILICGTGIGISIAANKVPGIRAALCHDTYTAKLTRQHNDANILCFGERVVGKGVIEDMIEAFASTEFEGGRHAGRVAKIESVCAFGSDLG; encoded by the coding sequence ATGAAAAAATTTTACATTGCAACAGACCATGCAGGATATGCACTTAAAGCCTATGTTAAAGATTATGTAAAGTCTTTAGGTCATGAGATCGTTGATCTTGGTCCAGACTCTGCAGATAGAGTGGACTACCCTGATTTTGCAAAAAAATGTGCAGATGCTGTACTGGCAGACAAAGGCAGTTTTGGTATCCTGATCTGTGGTACCGGTATCGGTATTTCTATTGCTGCGAACAAAGTACCTGGTATACGTGCAGCACTTTGCCATGATACCTATACGGCAAAACTTACAAGACAACACAATGATGCGAACATCCTCTGCTTTGGCGAACGTGTGGTAGGAAAAGGTGTCATAGAAGATATGATAGAAGCGTTTGCAAGTACAGAATTTGAAGGCGGCAGACATGCCGGACGTGTGGCAAAGATAGAAAGTGTCTGTGCTTTCGGTTCAGATCTGGGTTAA
- a CDS encoding adenine phosphoribosyltransferase: MTLTSEDKKVILDSIRDIPDFPKPGIIFKDITTLLSTPHAFDTLMTHLSDRYKSYELDFIAGIDARGFIFGSILADRLGVGFVPVRKKGKLPYTTVAEKYSLEYGFDEVEIHIDAFGEKENPNVLLIDDLIATGGTAKAAANLIDKVGANCVEACFIMELAFLNGREGFESPVYSVLEID; this comes from the coding sequence ATGACACTCACCTCAGAAGATAAAAAAGTCATTCTGGACAGCATTAGAGATATCCCAGACTTCCCAAAACCCGGCATCATCTTTAAAGATATCACCACCCTGCTTTCTACACCTCATGCTTTTGATACACTGATGACACACCTATCAGATCGTTATAAAAGTTATGAATTGGACTTTATTGCAGGTATTGATGCAAGAGGGTTTATCTTTGGTTCTATTTTGGCTGATAGACTGGGTGTTGGTTTTGTACCTGTTCGAAAAAAGGGAAAATTACCCTATACCACTGTGGCTGAGAAATACAGCCTGGAGTACGGATTTGATGAAGTGGAGATACATATTGATGCTTTTGGAGAAAAGGAAAACCCAAATGTCCTTCTAATAGATGATCTTATCGCAACAGGCGGGACAGCAAAAGCTGCCGCGAACCTGATAGATAAAGTGGGTGCAAATTGTGTTGAGGCATGTTTCATTATGGAGCTTGCTTTCCTCAATGGACGTGAAGGATTCGAGTCACCTGTTTATTCTGTTTTAGAGATAGACTAA
- a CDS encoding DUF2164 family protein, with translation MSDIIGPYHYNHALHDARAMIEEQTQNMIQTFYKMEKVTEFIK, from the coding sequence ATGTCTGATATTATCGGACCTTACCACTATAATCATGCTTTACATGATGCACGTGCTATGATAGAAGAACAAACACAGAATATGATACAAACTTTTTATAAAATGGAAAAAGTCACAGAATTTATCAAATAA
- a CDS encoding metallophosphoesterase, with protein sequence MRVYMFFTIFLLLFFSIHYLFYSRVIKKLLVSEKVKKTFTLFLSVNFIFNILYVVGRYTDIIGNTLYYLFSLSIGVSFMLLLYLILHEILHLFHKTLKHVDHSKRAFIKKSSDGAMLALATSYVSAGAYEGMKEPVVNIVELDHFDFSIVQISDFHIGGLIDKEFVKNSVLKINALKPDIVFITGDLVDTGLEYIEDTVRELDAISSKHGIYYILGNHEYFHDPLKIIDFIKTTQIKLLLNEHVTIDTLKLNVVGVTDRMGYRTNFLAPDIHKAFSGCNDAYKTILLAHQPKYIEELGDYTPDLILSGHTHGGQIWPFGHLVKLQQPYVKGLHKLPNGSHLYVNSGIGFWGPPMRLDSQAEITYIV encoded by the coding sequence ATGAGAGTTTATATGTTTTTTACCATTTTTCTTCTACTGTTCTTCTCTATACATTACCTTTTTTACTCAAGAGTGATCAAAAAGCTTTTAGTGTCTGAAAAAGTAAAAAAAACCTTCACTCTGTTTTTAAGTGTCAATTTTATTTTCAATATACTCTATGTTGTAGGTCGATACACAGATATCATAGGCAATACACTCTATTATCTCTTCTCTTTATCAATAGGTGTCTCTTTTATGCTTCTTTTGTATCTGATATTACACGAGATTCTCCATTTGTTCCATAAAACACTCAAGCATGTTGATCATTCAAAAAGAGCGTTCATTAAAAAAAGCAGCGATGGTGCCATGCTGGCACTTGCAACCTCCTATGTCAGTGCAGGTGCCTATGAGGGTATGAAAGAACCGGTAGTCAATATAGTAGAATTGGATCATTTTGATTTTTCCATCGTACAGATCAGTGATTTTCATATAGGTGGACTGATAGACAAAGAATTTGTTAAAAACTCTGTCTTAAAGATCAATGCACTAAAACCGGATATCGTCTTCATCACCGGAGACCTTGTAGATACCGGGCTTGAATATATAGAAGATACAGTAAGGGAACTTGATGCGATCTCTTCAAAACATGGTATCTATTATATTTTAGGTAATCATGAGTATTTCCATGATCCTCTGAAGATCATTGATTTCATTAAAACGACACAGATAAAGCTGCTCTTGAATGAACATGTCACCATTGATACACTGAAACTCAATGTAGTGGGTGTGACAGATCGTATGGGTTACCGTACGAATTTTCTTGCACCTGACATCCATAAAGCATTTTCAGGATGTAACGATGCTTACAAAACGATCCTTTTAGCCCATCAACCCAAATATATAGAAGAACTTGGAGACTACACGCCTGATCTCATACTCAGCGGACATACACATGGAGGGCAGATCTGGCCTTTTGGGCACTTGGTCAAACTGCAGCAACCCTATGTCAAAGGACTGCACAAACTTCCCAATGGCAGCCATCTCTATGTCAATAGCGGCATCGGGTTTTGGGGACCGCCTATGAGACTTGATTCACAGGCTGAGATCACTTATATCGTTTGA
- the trpB gene encoding tryptophan synthase subunit beta — protein sequence MNLHKEIYIPKPSPHDPDELGHFGSIEAGQTGFGGRFVPETLMPALEQLRLDYEAVRFDKDFWAEVDYYYKNYVGRPSSLYFAENLSRELDAKIYLKREDLNHTGAHKINHAVAQAVLAKRLGKKKVIAETGAGQHGVATATAAALFGLECEIFMGAKDAARQELNVFRMKLLGAKVHAVESGSKTLKDAMNDAIRHWVTNARDTYYIIGTVAGPHPYPMMVRDIQSIIGWEAKQQLNVVEGCLPDKVIACIGGGSNALGIFNHFLEDESVECIGIEAGGFGLDSKHGCCLAKGSPGVLHGQLSYLLQDEDGQVQEAHSISAGLDYPGIGPEHSFLKDEGIAKYDYITDDEALDAFVWLSQAEGIIPAFESSHAIAYLKKMKPEEVKGKTILINLSGRGDKDMIQAKEILKDQF from the coding sequence ATGAACTTACATAAAGAAATATATATCCCAAAACCAAGCCCGCATGATCCGGATGAGCTAGGACATTTTGGCAGCATTGAAGCAGGACAAACAGGTTTTGGTGGACGATTTGTACCGGAAACACTGATGCCTGCACTTGAACAACTTAGACTTGACTATGAAGCAGTACGTTTTGATAAAGACTTCTGGGCAGAAGTAGACTATTACTACAAAAACTACGTAGGTCGCCCCTCTTCGCTCTACTTTGCTGAAAACCTCTCTAGAGAACTTGATGCAAAGATCTATCTTAAGCGTGAAGACCTTAACCACACAGGTGCACACAAGATAAACCACGCTGTAGCACAAGCGGTACTTGCAAAAAGACTGGGTAAGAAAAAGGTCATTGCAGAGACCGGTGCAGGTCAACATGGTGTGGCTACAGCTACAGCTGCAGCACTCTTTGGTCTGGAGTGTGAAATATTTATGGGTGCTAAAGATGCAGCACGTCAGGAACTTAATGTCTTCCGTATGAAACTTCTTGGGGCAAAAGTACATGCCGTTGAATCTGGAAGCAAAACACTCAAAGATGCCATGAATGATGCTATCAGACACTGGGTAACCAATGCCCGTGACACGTACTACATCATCGGTACCGTTGCAGGTCCCCACCCTTACCCTATGATGGTACGTGACATTCAGTCTATCATCGGCTGGGAAGCGAAACAACAGCTTAATGTAGTCGAAGGGTGTTTACCGGATAAAGTGATCGCCTGTATCGGTGGAGGTTCGAATGCCCTGGGTATTTTTAACCACTTTTTAGAAGATGAGAGTGTAGAGTGTATCGGTATAGAGGCAGGCGGATTTGGACTTGACTCTAAACATGGCTGTTGTCTTGCAAAAGGCAGTCCCGGTGTACTTCATGGACAACTCAGTTACCTACTTCAAGATGAAGATGGTCAGGTACAAGAAGCGCACTCTATCTCAGCAGGACTTGACTACCCTGGCATAGGCCCGGAACATTCATTCCTAAAAGATGAAGGTATCGCTAAATATGATTACATTACAGATGATGAAGCATTAGATGCTTTTGTGTGGCTTTCACAGGCTGAGGGCATCATCCCTGCGTTTGAGAGTTCTCATGCCATTGCCTACCTCAAAAAGATGAAACCTGAAGAAGTCAAAGGTAAAACGATCTTGATCAATCTCTCCGGACGTGGCGATAAAGATATGATACAGGCAAAAGAAATTTTAAAAGACCAATTTTAG
- a CDS encoding leucyl aminopeptidase yields MNFELTQLPVADIQGDIEVIIVIDKNTDHTFVQDKKLLKKAGFEGGQDETSLLVSKDRLYVGADSTLSKDIRTAAANAIKALKGTEYRSIKVATYLNSNKCTNSLRAMVEGFILGAYTFENYKSKKTKSKIKHISISLEEYSGYTVDIEKASTVIHKAQIVADATNFTRDIVNTTPDDCYPDVMAEIAEAMASETGLKCKVLKPKALRKEKMETLLAVARASRHRPRVIHLAHKPKDAKCVVTLVGKGLTYDSGGLSLKPADFMVTMKSDKSGGSAVIGIMKAVAEMNLPVEVHGFVGAVENMIGGDAYKPDDVLVAKNGKTIEVRNTDAEGRLVLADTLCYAQQEVKADYLFDFATLTGACVVGVGNYTSGVMGNSEAMKSLVVDAAKRSGELATALDFNPYLKKTIKSEIADVCNISNTRYGGAITAAQFLSEFIDKEHGEKWAHIDIAGPAFVEHAWGENPHGASGAGVRMMVKLIENLVETEEK; encoded by the coding sequence ATGAATTTCGAATTAACTCAACTCCCCGTAGCAGATATCCAAGGTGATATAGAAGTCATTATCGTCATCGACAAAAATACAGATCATACGTTTGTACAAGATAAAAAGCTGTTAAAAAAAGCAGGTTTTGAAGGTGGACAGGATGAAACATCTCTGCTTGTAAGTAAAGACAGACTCTATGTAGGTGCTGACTCTACACTGAGTAAAGATATTAGAACTGCTGCAGCCAATGCCATTAAAGCACTCAAAGGTACAGAATACAGATCTATCAAAGTTGCAACCTATCTCAATAGCAACAAATGTACGAACTCTCTGCGTGCCATGGTGGAAGGCTTTATCTTGGGCGCATACACTTTTGAGAATTATAAATCAAAAAAAACTAAGAGTAAGATCAAACATATATCTATCTCACTTGAAGAGTATAGCGGGTACACAGTAGATATAGAAAAAGCTTCTACTGTTATTCATAAAGCACAGATCGTCGCTGATGCCACAAACTTTACACGTGACATCGTCAACACCACACCTGATGACTGTTACCCGGATGTTATGGCAGAGATCGCTGAGGCGATGGCCAGTGAAACAGGTCTGAAATGTAAAGTACTTAAGCCAAAAGCACTGAGAAAAGAGAAGATGGAAACACTGCTTGCGGTTGCACGGGCAAGCCGTCATAGACCAAGAGTCATACACCTTGCACACAAACCAAAAGATGCAAAATGTGTAGTGACTCTTGTAGGTAAAGGTCTTACATATGACAGTGGTGGACTAAGCCTTAAACCGGCAGACTTCATGGTAACGATGAAGTCAGACAAGAGTGGCGGTTCTGCAGTCATCGGTATCATGAAAGCCGTAGCAGAAATGAACTTGCCTGTAGAGGTCCATGGTTTTGTAGGTGCCGTAGAAAACATGATCGGTGGAGATGCGTATAAACCTGATGATGTACTCGTTGCGAAGAATGGTAAAACGATCGAGGTACGTAACACAGATGCTGAAGGTCGATTGGTACTTGCCGATACGCTGTGTTATGCCCAACAGGAAGTAAAAGCTGACTATCTCTTCGACTTTGCAACACTCACGGGTGCCTGTGTGGTAGGTGTAGGAAACTACACATCAGGTGTAATGGGTAACAGTGAGGCAATGAAATCACTTGTAGTCGATGCGGCAAAACGTTCAGGAGAATTGGCAACGGCCTTAGACTTCAACCCTTACCTCAAAAAAACCATCAAATCTGAAATAGCAGATGTATGTAATATTTCCAATACACGTTATGGCGGAGCGATCACAGCAGCTCAATTCCTCTCCGAGTTTATAGACAAAGAGCATGGAGAAAAATGGGCTCACATAGATATCGCAGGTCCTGCATTTGTAGAACATGCTTGGGGAGAAAACCCTCATGGTGCTTCTGGTGCCGGAGTTAGAATGATGGTAAAACTCATAGAGAACTTAGTAGAAACTGAAGAAAAGTAA
- a CDS encoding cation:proton antiporter, translating to MENPLLILIITIAIATVLNVFFKRFDIPTIIGYVISGFVISSMFHFAEDSKEMLSHLAEFGIVFLMFTIGLEFSVNHLKNMKQEVFVYGTLQVMLTGLLFTLLGTMVFALDTKSAIIVGFALSLSSTAIVLKILNENNEIHSGYGRNTLGILLFQDLAVIPILLMVSFFTSESQSVSVLLLGTLGSAIVVFLILFMIGKYVLNHFFSWVMSTGSEEIFLVAVLFIVMGASFLAHVFGFTYSLGAFIAGMTIAETKFRYRIEADLIPFRDILLGVFFVTIGMLIDWHSLINYVDIILELLVVLMLIKGVLIFGILRFFVQKRTALKTALALFQVGEFSLAIFSLARANDLISEELNQIMIITIVLSMILTPFVLKNIKKLADIFTKEPVALRDRALLGGTFQDHIIVCGYGPVGRKLVKKFKKRKLLYVILEHDVKVVDEVLSKGEEAIYLANAAQQMVLSHFNVNQCTAIIVTIENEIQRQLICENIVSFSPNINSIVRVNNKAEEKMISALGIKHIINSRDTIADMLAEEALACHLKIKE from the coding sequence ATGGAAAATCCCTTACTAATACTCATTATTACCATTGCTATTGCTACTGTGCTCAACGTTTTTTTTAAAAGATTTGATATACCAACGATCATAGGGTATGTCATCTCCGGTTTCGTTATTTCATCTATGTTTCATTTTGCTGAAGATTCTAAGGAAATGCTATCCCATCTGGCAGAGTTTGGGATCGTGTTTTTAATGTTTACTATAGGATTGGAATTCTCAGTCAATCATCTTAAAAATATGAAACAAGAAGTATTTGTCTATGGAACGCTCCAGGTCATGCTTACTGGACTTCTTTTTACACTGCTTGGAACTATGGTCTTTGCATTGGATACGAAGAGTGCTATTATCGTAGGTTTTGCTTTGTCTCTCTCTTCCACTGCGATCGTATTGAAAATACTGAATGAAAACAATGAGATCCATTCAGGATATGGGCGCAATACACTGGGTATTTTACTCTTTCAGGACCTTGCGGTTATTCCTATACTTTTAATGGTCTCTTTCTTTACATCAGAGTCACAGTCCGTCTCAGTACTTCTACTGGGAACATTGGGCAGTGCCATTGTTGTTTTTTTAATTCTATTCATGATCGGTAAATACGTCTTGAATCACTTTTTTAGCTGGGTAATGTCTACAGGTTCAGAAGAGATATTCCTTGTTGCGGTACTGTTTATCGTTATGGGTGCCTCATTTTTGGCGCATGTGTTTGGATTTACCTACTCACTAGGTGCTTTTATCGCAGGTATGACCATAGCAGAAACAAAATTCCGTTATCGAATAGAAGCAGACCTGATCCCTTTTAGAGATATACTTCTAGGTGTCTTTTTTGTGACGATAGGGATGCTGATAGACTGGCATTCTCTTATCAATTATGTAGATATTATCTTGGAACTTTTAGTGGTTTTGATGTTGATAAAAGGCGTATTGATCTTTGGTATTTTACGTTTCTTTGTACAAAAAAGAACTGCTCTGAAAACAGCATTGGCACTTTTCCAGGTAGGTGAATTTTCCTTGGCAATATTTTCACTGGCTCGTGCAAATGATCTGATCTCTGAAGAACTCAATCAAATTATGATTATTACCATCGTGCTTTCCATGATATTGACACCTTTTGTGTTGAAGAACATTAAAAAACTTGCAGATATATTCACCAAAGAACCTGTAGCATTACGTGACAGGGCCCTTCTTGGTGGTACGTTTCAAGACCATATTATTGTGTGTGGGTATGGACCGGTAGGACGAAAACTGGTTAAAAAGTTTAAAAAAAGAAAATTACTCTATGTGATCCTTGAACACGACGTGAAGGTAGTTGATGAAGTACTTTCAAAAGGAGAAGAAGCCATTTATCTTGCCAATGCAGCACAGCAAATGGTTTTATCTCATTTTAATGTGAATCAATGTACTGCGATCATCGTCACGATAGAAAATGAGATACAGAGACAATTGATCTGTGAAAATATCGTTTCATTCAGCCCGAATATCAACAGTATCGTAAGAGTAAATAATAAAGCAGAGGAAAAGATGATTTCAGCCTTAGGTATCAAGCATATCATTAATAGTAGAGATACTATTGCTGATATGCTGGCAGAAGAGGCCTTGGCTTGCCATCTTAAAATAAAAGAGTAA